gtaaagtatagtaaagTAAGATGAGAATTATATCCTCGGAGATAACCGCCTACGCACTCGTCGGGTCACGTACTCCGAAGATATGTGTGTAGTAACTTTGGGTCAAacccaaacaataaataaataaactaacgTAAACGGCCTAATTGTCCACTTGCTTAACAAAtccaacaaataagttatcaatattACGGTCAACGGAAATCAGCAATCTCGCATCaaggggcattttcatcaatttactcttttaaaattaataaaagtgtaAAATCaaggacgggttgtcacattcaATGCTAAAACTACCTTAGTCAGACAACTCTATTGAAAGTTTTCCATCATTCATGAACCACTTTTGttctttcctttttaatttttttttttcttgaggtgaaaaataatttgaatttcTAATGGAATTTGTTTTCCTGGAAATCCTTTGGACCACTAGAGATGAGAAATGAGCGGTAGAAAATTGGTTTGGCATGAGGCTCATTGGGTAAGTGGTAAGGTAACCCACCCTTGCTGACATAAAAAAAtgaggttttgcagctttgcgGTCCTCTTATCCACTTGATTTCTGTTGGTCTTTAACGGAAGGGAAGATGAAAAGGGTAAAAAACATGATGGCATGCTTAAACAGGGTGAACGAGTACAATTGCCAAGCAAACGGTTACAAATATATAACTAAATAGTTCAACTATGAAACAGACGTCCGTTTTGTTTTTTACAAATGAGCAAGTACTGATGTGTCATCGATATTGTTGATCAGTGTCGCAAACAAAACATATCTACACGGTATATGTATTTTGTTGATTATTGGTACTGGTGAATATGGTGGCCAAGGGGAGGCTGAAATATCTCTGCGAGTTTTCTCGGCCCCAAGATGATGAATTGTCTTTGCAAAGCCACtagctgattttttttttttttttttttttttttaaatagttcaATTGAACAGACTTATCACAGAGAAAAGAAATTACAGTAAGTATAAGCTTCATGCAAATTCAGTTTTCTTTTTGCGATGGTAAATTCCGACCTGTAATCCTCTTTTAtgtcctttaattaattattaatttcttCATATCAAGTTACTATTTTAACATCTGCAGAAAAATATAAGTTAGATAAATAAAATGGTCAAGATTCTAgtgtaacaaaaacaaaaacattcagAACCGACCACTTTGGGTGAGTTTGGTGCATGTTTTTGccaaactaaataaatattaagGTCGTAATTAGAAAACAAATACGAGGTTAGAACCTTATTGTCGCGAATCGCTTTGACATCTGCTGAACGATAAAATCCATCTGGCACAGCCAATCTTGTCCGCAGCATTATTCACTAGCCCTAATACAATATCCATAAAATTAAGGAATCTTTACCAAACTTTATGTTATAATattggtttatatatatatatatatatatatatatatatatatatatatatggttatATCCTCAACCAAAAGCAGTAAATTTACAGTTTTATATTGGTGGTTGCTAGCTTTTCTTAGATTTGGTAGGTCAAAATGTCTTAATGCAGATTTTTTAACCATAGTAGGAGAGGTAATAAAAAGATTAGGCGAGCGTAACTGCACACCACATAGAGCAACTATAGTTGTCTACCCTCCATTTGCAAAGCTAGcccttgattttatttttttggtcaaacatgAACTTCATTGATAGAAGAAAATGTTACAAACGTTAAACGagataaacataaaaataagcTGCAATTAGGTCGAAATGACAAAAAAGTCCAAGCAAAACACATTATGACCAAATTAGACTAGTCCGTTGATAGAAAGCTAGCCGGACATGAAACAAAACCTTGTAAAACgaatacaagaaataaaataacaacatataagaaaatataaCATAATTACTAACAAACTATGTATAAGAATTAGGTTGTTGTGACAAACCTGGGTGCAGCCAAATAGCTAACGTAGTGTGCCTCGTTTCGATACCCAAGTTCATTCAAGTCTCCCGCTTAGtagtttaaattaaattagaaaatcactcgaataaaaaaacaaaaaaattaggttGTGATGGTGCTGGTTGTTTTTCTAATAAATGGGATTAGGCTGGCTctaagtttttaaattttaaagttaCTTTCAACATTTACAAGAAGCAGATCTGCTGTTTTTATAGCTTTGTGGACTTTATTGGATGTATTCGGCATAAACCATTCTGCTTGCTTTTGCCTATGCAGTTTGCATAGAGGGTTGTTGCCTTTGCCTTTACATAATCTTACGGCCTGTTTGGTTTCGCATATTATAACAAAAATGGATAAATCTTAGGCTTCAAGAGATCCTAGGACCCGTTTGGTTCGCAAATTAAACTAAACGCTATTGTAAAAATGATAATTAGGCCTAATAACTTCTTGCACAACATGTCAACTTGACACGAAACGACATGGTATAAAAATAACAAGTTTCGGATCAACCCGTTAACGAATCAGGTCATTATCAGGTCTTCGCTAAATACGCGTTAACAAATTAGATCGTTATTAAGTCAACCATTAaaaacccgttaagataacgggtatGACACACAAACGACACAAACACACCCATTTGCAAAGTCTAGACATTAGAGACAATTTTTTGCATGACCCATTAATCCGACGCAACACGACTCGTTAACTAATCGTTTCATTATCGGGTAAGATAATGGATTTGACATAACACGATAACGAAtatgacacgaacacgacaaacACAACCTGCTTGTCAGGTCTAATGATACTACACGAAACTACTAGTGAAAAAGACtcatttgaataattttttggtcCCAAGTATGACTGGAGAAACAAGCAACTCACTAACAATCGGGAGACGAAGCTATCTGAGCAAGATCCATGTTCAAGAAACTGAGAATTATAATAATACACTTGACTAATAATACATGTGgctttcaatttttgttgtCTATTATTTGAAAGCGAGTACACGGGATGAGTTTGACGATAAGGATATTTATATTTATCACCATGTCACATAACATTGTGCAGAATCTGCAGATCAGTCAAGCCTCTAGTTCTCAGATTCAGACTCTTTTCTCTCTATCGACTTTATAAAGTTACGCACAATTGTCTTCCCTTCGGAAGTTATGATACTTTCAGGATGGAACTGAACCCCCTGCAAATTTCAAATACATTTGGTTAGAAAGAAGGCATAGAAGTCAGATTCAACAATTTAAGATCTAATGAGATTAAAATTAGTTTGTTTGAGGCGAAACAACTGCAATCCAACGCTACATCGTGGCAGATTTTCTGTTTCGTGGATGTATCGCATGGCAATGCATGTCAAGGAAATGAAGAACATCAACTAACTGAATCGACGCAACTTCATCAACTTTTATGCTACATGATTAACAATTTTATATCATGCAACAACCGAACAAAGAATACTTCTTCCAGCATGGTATTTTTAGCGTGCGATAACTTCTGTGTCTACGCTACTTCAAACATTCCTCGACCCTTTTTCATATACCCCATGACTGATCTACTAATTGGCCAAATCATCTATTGCCCACAAAAAAAAAGCAACCATAATCTCCACAGGACTCTCTCCAACAGTACCTACTACCTATCTACTCCATGCCTCAAGTTCAATAAGTGccaaaaattacttttaaagCTACGAATTTTCAAGGCAAAGCATTGTCATTAAATCTCTCCGTAACCTAATAAAGGAATCCTAGGATCAGAAATGAATCACGGAAACTGCCTGTCAAAATCTCATGACTCTTCTTTATATGGTACACAACCTGTCCAGGAAAGTGCATTTTCTGTATCCAAAGCAACTTATGATTTATATTACCTAAACAGCACAACATTCTCCCACTGCataatagttttgaaaaaaaagaaaagtccaAGGAAACCGTTTCTTACTTGAAGATGCCTGTATTTCTTGTGACGAGCAGCCATTATCAGTCCATCCTCTGTCCATGCTGTAATCTCAAGTTCTTCACCAGGAAAGCTCTCCTTATCGATTACAAGACTGTGATATCTGCCAGCAGTGAAAGGGCtgaaaagacaaaaagaaagtttAGTTGTTATTTGAGATCCCATTAACGCACAGGATGGTTGAAAGTTTAAAAAGTAACCTAAGCAAGGTTTTCTCAAACtagtttattattttcattacGTTGCAAACAATAGCAGAAACCTCAAACAATAAATGAAACATTTCCTTTGGCAACTAATCCAACCCCTAATATGCTACTGTCAACCACATGCCAGCCCCGAAATGTTACTTTCCAATAATATCTGGCCAAAGTAGTAGGATTTATAGTAAGGTTTACATATACAATCAAGAAATTTCAAATACAACTTAGCATTTGCTACTAAGCTTACACAACATTGCCGTTCTAGAAATGGCTGATAATAAAATGCAATTGGTCAACATTAAAGCCTGCTTAGACAAAAGCCACAAGGAACTATAGTTAACAAACAATCAAGAAAGGTACAAATAGCAGTTTACAACAAGGTAGTGCAATCATTCATAacgttaaaaaagaaaacaaatgtaaAATGTGAATAATGTTTGGAAACGGTTAAATAATAAATAGGATTTTTAATATTTGCTGACGGCCAGGGTAAAATTTAAACTAGGAAGACAAAAACAGAAATAGGGATCACAAAAGGATAGAGAAATTCGTACTTTGACAATCCCGAAAACAAGCTATCTTCCTCCTTCTCATCATAATATACAGGAGAGCTCTTCCCATGCATGACGCCAAAAGGAGAACGAACAATTTTCCCTGCAAGACCATGTGGATTATGACAAAACACCACAATAAATAAGGGTACAATGAAAAGATACCATCTAATAGTcaattgcataaaccaaatacAAAGATTTAAAAAGACTTTATCATATGTAAGAAGACTTACCACCAAATGCCTCCCCGATGCACTGCAAACCCATACATACGCCAAATAAGGGTACAATGGGCCCTAGCTCCAACACAGTTTGCAATGATATTCC
This Pyrus communis chromosome 6, drPyrComm1.1, whole genome shotgun sequence DNA region includes the following protein-coding sequences:
- the LOC137737959 gene encoding anthranilate synthase beta subunit 2, chloroplastic-like; this encodes MAATVTSQSSIIQSKPAFSSKTLQNPRPASIAVPSTFLSRLRFGVKLGNGFAAKASMAVAETNSKPPVAEKNNPIIVIDNYDSFTYNLCQYMGELGCLFEVYRNDELSVDELKRKNPRGVLISPGPGAPQDSGISLQTVLELGPIVPLFGVCMGLQCIGEAFGGKIVRSPFGVMHGKSSPVYYDEKEEDSLFSGLSNPFTAGRYHSLVIDKESFPGEELEITAWTEDGLIMAARHKKYRHLQGVQFHPESIITSEGKTIVRNFIKSIERKESESEN